The Mangrovibacterium diazotrophicum DNA window CCGACCGACATCAAGCATCCGTATGCAGCTCCGGTGACCTTAGCCGAAGCTTCGCCCTACATTTTGGGTGCGATTTTGATTTTGGCCATTGCCTTCTTCATTTTCTACTACATCCAGCGCCGCCGGAAAAACAAACCGGTATTTGGTAAAGCGGCCAAGCCCAAAGAGGCACCGCACGTGATTGCCCTGCGCGAACTGGAGCGTATCAAAGATGAAAAACACTGGCTGGAACCGGCGGAAGTCAAAATGTTCTACAGTGATGTGTCTGACACCTTGCGTCAATATATTCAGGAGCGTTACAAAATCAATGCGATGGAGTACACGACCGAGGAAACAATGCAGGCTTTCAACAAACAAAAAGATCTCCTAGCAGATAAGTCGAAGGTTCAGCTAAAAGACATTCTCAGCCTGTCCGACTTGGTGAAGTTTGCCAAGTATCAACCTTCGCCCGACGACCACAACCTGACTTTGATGAATGCCTTCTTCTTTGTGAACGACACAAAGGTTGAAGAACGAAAGACGGAAGTTAAAGATGAACGCGAAGGTGAGGAAGTAGACATGAAATAAGTCTCTGCTTCAAACTTTTTGCAGAAAAAAATACATCACAACAATTTTCTAAGAATAGAAAGAAAAAGATGAACGGAATAACATTTAAAAATCCGGAATATTTTTACCTGCTGCTGCTATTGATTCCCATGCTGGCCTGGTACATTTTCAGGTTCAGAAAATCGGGAGCGAGCATCCGCTTTTCAACGATCTCCGGTTTTAGCAAAATCGGGAAAAGCTGGAAACACTATTTGCGCCATGCACCGATCTTCCTGCAAATGGCTGGTGTTGCCCTGCTGATCGTCGCATTAGCGCGTCCGCAATCTTCCAGCAGCTGGGAAAATTCAACAACCAAAGGGATCGACATTGTAATCGCGCTCGACATCTCAAGTTCGATGCTTGCCCGCGACTTTCAACCCGACCGTTTGGAAGCAGCCAAAAATGTGGCCACCAAGTTTATTGCCGGTCGCCCAAATGACAAGATGGGGCTGGTCGTTTTCTCGGGCGAAAGCTTTACGCAGTGTCCGCTGACAACCGACCACGCTGTGCTGATCAACCTCTTCCGCGACATTCAGAGCGGTATGATTGAAGACGGTACCGCTATCGGAAATGGATTAGCCACCTCGGTTGCCCGTTTAAAGGAAAGCACAGCCATCAGTAAAGTCATTATTTTGCTGACCGACGGTGAAAACAACCGCGGCGAAATTGCTCCGGTTACCGCAGCTGAACTTGCCAAAACATTCGGTATCCGCGTTTATACCATTGGAGTTGGAACCGAGGGAACTGCTCCCTACCCTGTTCAAACGCCTTTTGGAACGCAAATGCAAAATATGCCGGTGAAAATTGACGAGGAAACGCTGCAAAAAATTGCAGACATCACCGACGGTCAATATTTCCGGGCTACCGATAACGAGTCGCTTGTTAAAATCTACGATGAAATTGACAAGCTCGAAAAATCGAAAATTGAGGTGAAGGAATTCAGCCGGAAACAGGAAGAATACCAGCGGTTCGCCTTCTTAGGCGGTCTGATCCTGCTGGCCGGTCTATTCCTGAAAATAACCCTATTCAGAAACATTCCTTAAGTTGAAGAAAAATGGAAATGTTCAGATTTGCACATATTGAATACCTGTATTTACTGGCCATCATACCGATCCTGATCGTTATTTTCTCAGTCATCCGCATCCGCCGTAAAAAGGCGCTGGAGCGTTTCGGTCAAAAGGAAATCGTCGATCAGCTAATGCCGAATGTGAGTAACAGCCGCCCGGTGCTTAAATTCATTTTATGGATGTTCGCACTGGCATCAATTATTTTTGCAGTAGCACAACCGCAATTCGGCAGTAAGTTGAAAACTGAAAAACGGAACGGTGTGGAGTTGATTATCGCGCTGGACGTCTCCAACTCGATGATGGCCGAAGACATTCAACCCAACCGGTTGGAACGGGCGAAAAGAGCCATCTCCCGCTTAGTCGACAATTTGGATGACGACAAAATCGGCCTGATCGTTTTTGCGGGCGATGCTTACACGCAGCTGCCCATTACCACCGACTTTTCGTCGGCTAAGCTGTTTCTGAATTCTGTCAGTACGAACATTGTTCCGCGGCAGGGAACAGCCATCGGCGCAGCCATCAACCTGGCGGTAAGTTCATTCAGCCCGCAGTTTACGGGTAACAAAGCCATCATCGTTATTACCGACGGTGAAAACCACGAAGACGATGCCGTTGGAGCAGCTCAAGCCGCAGCGCAACAAGGCATCATCGTTCACACCATTGGGATGGGATTGCCGCAGGGAGCTCCGATTCCGGTCTATCAAAACGGACAAAAAGATTTCAGAAAAGATAAAAGCGGACAGGTTGTGGTGACCAAGCTCGACGAGAAAATGCTGCAAGAGATTGCCGCTGCCGGAAACGGCGTTTACGTTCGGGCCAACAATGCACAAGTTGGCCTAAACACCATTTTCAACGAGATAAATAAAATGGAAGGTGCCGAGATGGAGTCGCTGGTTTACGCAGAATATGCCGAACAGTACCAATGGTTCATCGCCCTGGCCCTATTCTTCCTGTTGCTGGATTATCTGGTTCTGGAACGGAAGAACAAATATTTGAAAAACATCAAAATATTTGGAAAATGAGACAACACAAGATAATCGATATCACTCTTTTAAGTTTTATGTTCCTCCTGATCTCAGTGGCAGTTCAGGCACAAAACGAACGGAAATTCGTTCGCATGGGGAACAAACTTTACGAACAAGCGCTGGGCGACACCACCAAACAAGACACAGCTGCTTATAGCCAGGCTGAAGTGGCGTATCGCCGGGCACTGGACAAACGCCCCGACGATCAGAAGTGGAACTTCAACCTGGGCGATGCGCTTTACAAGCAGCAAAAGTTCGACCAGGCGCAAAGTACCTACGAAGAAGTGGCCGAGAAGAGTGAAGATAAAGTGGAAAAAGCGCGTGCTTACCACAACATAGGCAACTCGCTACTGATGCAAAACAAGCTGGACGAAAGTATTGAAGCATACAAAAAAGCGCTGCGAAACAATCCGAATGATCTGGACACCAAGTACAACTTGCTGTATGCCATGAACCAGAAGAAAAAACAGGAACAGCAGCAGAAAAACAAAGATCAAAATAAAGATCAGAATAAAGATCAAGACAAGGACAAGGATAAGCAGGATCAGAATAAAGACAAGCAGGACCAGAACAAGGATCAAAACAAAGATCAGAATAAGGACCAGAACAAAGACCAAAATAAAGATCAGCAAAACCAGGATCAACAGAATAAGCAGAACCAGGATCAGAATAAGCAGCAGCAACAGCAGCAACCTCAGGAACAAAAAATCTCCAAAGAGAATGCGGAGCGTTTGTTGCAGGCTTTGCAAAACGACGAAGAAAAGATCCAGGAAAAAGTAAAAAAAGCACAAGCAGCGCAAGCAAAACAACGACAGACTGACAAGGACTGGTAACAATTGAAATATTAGTTACCAACTGCAGACTAAAAACACCGTTTTCACTGTTTCATGCTTTATATATTAATTTTGAAGTTGAAATAACCAACGCATAAGGAGTAAAATGATTAAGAGACTCATCCTTTCAATCTTATTTGTACTACCGGCTTGGTTCGCCTCGGCCGATAGTGTACGATTTAACATGACCGGCCCCAACGTAGTTTCGGTTGGCGAACAATTCCGTCTTTCTTTTACATTGAATGAGCAGGGTACCGATTTAAAATTACCCGATTTATCCGGATTCGACGTGCTCATGGGCCCATCAACCTCCCAAAGTACCAGCATCCAGATGATCAACGGGCAAACGACGCAAACCGTGTCGTTCTCGTACATCTATATTTTACGTGCAAAGACTGAAGGAACCTTCACCATTCGTCCGGCATCGATCAATGTTGACGGCAAAGTTTACGAATCGAATGAATTGGAAATTGAAGTTGTGAAAGGCCAGCCGCAAACGCAGCAAAGCCAAAGCAGCGGAAGCCAACAGCAACAACAGCAGGCCCCGGCAACAACCGAAATTACTAAGGACGATTTGTTTGTGAAAGTCGACCTGGACAAAAGCAATGTCTACAAAGGCCAACAGATTATTGCAACGGTAAAAATTTATGTGAGTCCTAGTGTTCCTATTACGAATTTCGAAGATGTAAAACTGCCTTCGTACGAAGGTTTCTGGACACAGGACATCGATATTCCCAACCAGATTACGTTCAATCGCGAAGTCTACAAGGGGAAAATTTACCAGGTTGGCGTGCTGAAGAAAACAATCCTGTTCCCGCAACAAACCGGAAAAATTAAAATCGATCCGTTTGAAATTACCTGCCTGGTTCGTCAGCAGATCAAACGCCAGCG harbors:
- a CDS encoding BatA domain-containing protein, with the translated sequence MKGLKITILLLGLCGFFQGTSFAQGIRVKAVIDSTNVLIGDQFNLRLELEQPKDAQVAFPEVGDTLANGIEVMAQSPLDTFKLDESEQLKIIKNLTITSFDTGRNVVPSFKFKLVQDNMQQDLETLPAEFFVHGMEIDTTKGPTDIKHPYAAPVTLAEASPYILGAILILAIAFFIFYYIQRRRKNKPVFGKAAKPKEAPHVIALRELERIKDEKHWLEPAEVKMFYSDVSDTLRQYIQERYKINAMEYTTEETMQAFNKQKDLLADKSKVQLKDILSLSDLVKFAKYQPSPDDHNLTLMNAFFFVNDTKVEERKTEVKDEREGEEVDMK
- a CDS encoding vWA domain-containing protein encodes the protein MNGITFKNPEYFYLLLLLIPMLAWYIFRFRKSGASIRFSTISGFSKIGKSWKHYLRHAPIFLQMAGVALLIVALARPQSSSSWENSTTKGIDIVIALDISSSMLARDFQPDRLEAAKNVATKFIAGRPNDKMGLVVFSGESFTQCPLTTDHAVLINLFRDIQSGMIEDGTAIGNGLATSVARLKESTAISKVIILLTDGENNRGEIAPVTAAELAKTFGIRVYTIGVGTEGTAPYPVQTPFGTQMQNMPVKIDEETLQKIADITDGQYFRATDNESLVKIYDEIDKLEKSKIEVKEFSRKQEEYQRFAFLGGLILLAGLFLKITLFRNIP
- a CDS encoding vWA domain-containing protein, with the translated sequence MFRFAHIEYLYLLAIIPILIVIFSVIRIRRKKALERFGQKEIVDQLMPNVSNSRPVLKFILWMFALASIIFAVAQPQFGSKLKTEKRNGVELIIALDVSNSMMAEDIQPNRLERAKRAISRLVDNLDDDKIGLIVFAGDAYTQLPITTDFSSAKLFLNSVSTNIVPRQGTAIGAAINLAVSSFSPQFTGNKAIIVITDGENHEDDAVGAAQAAAQQGIIVHTIGMGLPQGAPIPVYQNGQKDFRKDKSGQVVVTKLDEKMLQEIAAAGNGVYVRANNAQVGLNTIFNEINKMEGAEMESLVYAEYAEQYQWFIALALFFLLLDYLVLERKNKYLKNIKIFGK
- a CDS encoding tetratricopeptide repeat protein, which produces MRQHKIIDITLLSFMFLLISVAVQAQNERKFVRMGNKLYEQALGDTTKQDTAAYSQAEVAYRRALDKRPDDQKWNFNLGDALYKQQKFDQAQSTYEEVAEKSEDKVEKARAYHNIGNSLLMQNKLDESIEAYKKALRNNPNDLDTKYNLLYAMNQKKKQEQQQKNKDQNKDQNKDQDKDKDKQDQNKDKQDQNKDQNKDQNKDQNKDQNKDQQNQDQQNKQNQDQNKQQQQQQPQEQKISKENAERLLQALQNDEEKIQEKVKKAQAAQAKQRQTDKDW